The following coding sequences lie in one Haladaptatus sp. DJG-WS-42 genomic window:
- a CDS encoding IclR family transcriptional regulator C-terminal domain-containing protein has protein sequence MDDPAVPINSVKRSYAIVNEIRDREIAGVTELAAALSLPKSTVHNHLQTLETLGYLVKREGRYRLTTQFLHLGRESRNSNELFLHGRQAAKSLADQTNTYSQLVIEENGRGAILLATRWDYENLPPSARHVYPTHEHLHTNAPGKAILAQFTENRVHEIVTRHGLPTRTDRTVTTEDALTAELATIRESGYAVDTGEMLHGIVGVAAPIATEDRVYGAIAAYGPGNELRSSLDGDLATIVCEKADSIREDIVFATLSD, from the coding sequence ATGGACGACCCGGCAGTACCCATCAACTCGGTGAAGCGCTCGTACGCAATCGTCAACGAGATTCGCGACCGAGAGATTGCTGGTGTCACCGAGTTGGCCGCGGCGCTCTCGCTCCCGAAAAGCACCGTCCACAACCATCTTCAGACGCTCGAAACGCTTGGCTATCTCGTCAAACGGGAGGGCAGATACCGACTCACCACCCAGTTTTTACACCTCGGCCGGGAGTCTCGCAACAGCAACGAACTGTTCTTACACGGACGTCAGGCCGCGAAATCGCTCGCAGACCAGACGAACACCTACAGCCAACTCGTCATCGAGGAGAACGGTCGTGGGGCTATCTTGCTCGCAACCCGGTGGGACTACGAGAATCTCCCGCCCTCGGCCAGACACGTCTATCCGACCCACGAACACCTCCACACAAACGCGCCCGGGAAGGCGATTCTCGCGCAGTTCACAGAAAACCGAGTTCACGAAATTGTCACCCGCCACGGACTGCCAACACGCACAGACCGGACGGTTACGACCGAAGACGCCCTTACAGCGGAATTAGCAACCATTCGTGAGAGCGGCTACGCGGTCGATACCGGCGAGATGCTCCACGGCATCGTCGGCGTCGCAGCCCCCATCGCCACCGAGGACCGGGTGTACGGCGCAATCGCCGCCTACGGGCCGGGCAACGAGCTGCGGTCGTCACTCGATGGTGACCTTGCGACCATCGTCTGTGAGAAGGCAGACAGCATCCGAGAGGACATCGTCTTCGCCACGCTTTCCGACTGA
- the mutS gene encoding DNA mismatch repair protein MutS, translated as MTEATGIVGEFFSLKESTDADILAMQCGDFYEFFADDAELVGDELDLKVSQKSSHGSSYPMAGVPLKELTPYLKALVERGYRVAVADQYDTADGGLAREIVRVVTPGTLLETTSADAQYLAAVVHGDDSFGLAFADVTTGQFHATEVEDEAAALTELYRFSPAEILPGPTIRGNESFLDSLRSRTDASLSLHAADAFAPGRARHTVSEQFGDEALASVGLADADAAIQAAGAVLSYVEESGVGVLQSMTRLHPYHADDHVELDATTQRNLELAETMGLGGQSLFETVDHTVTSPGSRLLKAWLQRPRRSTQILETRQQCIAALADAALAREELREVLGDAYDVERLASRATSGSAGASQLLQIRDTVALLPDVADAIAADPILNDAPLSDIVGEPDREAAARLHDRLEDALADDPPATVTQGGLFRYGYDEELDALITRHDEALDWIEELASREKSKYDISHLQVDRNRTDGYYIQVGKSQVENVPEEYREIKTLKNSKRYTIPELEETERDILQVEEQRGELEYELFQELRAEVAAEAPLLQDVGRALAKLDVLGSFAAHAAKFRWVRPELAESGAVEIEAGRHPVVEQTTEFVPNDASLDDDRAFLIVTGPNMSGKSTYMRQVALIVLLAQIGSFVPAKAARIGLVDGIFTRVGALDELAQGRSTFMVEMQELANILHSASEDSLVILDEVGRGTATYDGISIAWAATEYLVNEIRAKTLFATHYHELTSLAGRLPTVHNVHMGADERDGDVTFLRTIRDGPADRSYGVHVAELAGVPRPVVTRADDVLDRLRTDKAIDVRGGSGGTKQVVFDLGSGQLRGEPESEPAEPAQAPRDPETDAVLDELQETNVNEISPIELMGLVERWQSRLGE; from the coding sequence ATGACTGAGGCGACGGGCATCGTTGGCGAATTTTTCTCGCTCAAGGAGTCCACGGATGCCGATATTCTGGCGATGCAGTGCGGCGATTTCTACGAATTTTTCGCAGACGACGCGGAACTCGTCGGTGACGAACTCGATTTGAAAGTCTCACAGAAATCGAGCCACGGGTCGTCGTATCCGATGGCGGGCGTCCCGCTCAAAGAACTCACTCCGTACCTCAAGGCGCTCGTCGAACGCGGCTATCGCGTGGCCGTCGCAGACCAGTACGACACCGCAGACGGCGGCCTCGCCCGCGAAATCGTCCGCGTCGTCACGCCGGGGACGCTCCTCGAAACCACCTCCGCAGACGCCCAGTACCTCGCAGCTGTCGTCCACGGCGACGACTCGTTCGGCCTCGCCTTCGCCGACGTGACCACCGGCCAGTTCCACGCGACGGAAGTCGAAGACGAAGCCGCCGCCCTCACCGAACTCTACCGGTTTTCGCCCGCAGAAATCCTTCCTGGCCCGACGATTCGCGGAAACGAATCCTTCCTCGATTCGCTGCGCTCTCGAACCGATGCCTCGCTCTCGTTGCACGCCGCAGACGCCTTCGCGCCGGGTCGTGCCCGCCACACTGTGTCAGAACAGTTCGGCGATGAGGCGCTCGCAAGCGTCGGCCTCGCTGACGCAGACGCCGCGATTCAGGCCGCCGGAGCCGTCCTCTCGTACGTCGAAGAATCTGGCGTGGGCGTCCTCCAGTCGATGACGCGCCTCCATCCGTATCACGCGGACGACCATGTCGAACTCGACGCGACGACCCAGCGAAACCTCGAACTCGCCGAAACGATGGGGCTCGGCGGGCAGTCGCTGTTTGAAACGGTAGACCACACCGTCACGAGCCCCGGCAGCCGCCTGCTCAAGGCGTGGCTCCAGCGCCCGCGGCGCTCGACGCAGATTCTCGAAACCCGCCAACAGTGCATCGCCGCGCTCGCGGACGCCGCCCTCGCGCGCGAAGAACTCAGAGAGGTGCTCGGTGACGCATACGACGTCGAACGACTGGCGAGTCGCGCCACCTCAGGAAGCGCCGGAGCGAGTCAGTTGCTCCAGATTCGAGATACGGTCGCGCTGCTCCCGGACGTTGCCGACGCGATTGCGGCCGACCCGATTCTCAACGACGCGCCCCTTTCGGACATCGTCGGAGAGCCAGACCGGGAGGCCGCCGCTCGACTCCACGACCGTCTCGAAGACGCCCTTGCAGACGACCCGCCCGCGACGGTGACCCAAGGCGGCCTGTTTCGCTACGGCTACGACGAGGAGTTAGACGCACTCATCACGCGCCACGACGAGGCACTCGACTGGATTGAGGAACTTGCAAGCCGCGAGAAATCGAAGTACGATATCTCCCACCTCCAAGTAGACCGCAACCGGACGGACGGTTACTATATTCAGGTCGGCAAATCGCAGGTCGAGAACGTCCCCGAGGAGTATCGCGAGATAAAGACGCTCAAGAACTCGAAACGGTACACGATTCCCGAACTCGAGGAGACGGAGCGAGACATCCTCCAGGTCGAAGAACAGCGTGGCGAGTTGGAGTACGAGTTGTTTCAGGAGCTTCGCGCCGAAGTCGCCGCCGAAGCGCCGCTGTTGCAGGACGTTGGTCGCGCGCTTGCGAAACTCGACGTGCTCGGCAGTTTCGCCGCCCACGCCGCGAAGTTCCGGTGGGTGCGCCCGGAGTTGGCCGAGAGTGGTGCGGTCGAAATCGAGGCAGGCCGCCACCCTGTGGTCGAACAGACCACTGAGTTCGTCCCGAACGACGCGAGCCTCGATGACGACCGTGCGTTCCTCATCGTGACCGGCCCGAACATGAGCGGGAAATCCACCTACATGCGACAGGTCGCACTCATCGTCCTGCTTGCGCAGATTGGGAGTTTCGTGCCCGCGAAGGCGGCGCGAATCGGCCTCGTTGACGGCATCTTCACGCGCGTCGGCGCGCTCGACGAGTTGGCCCAAGGGCGTTCGACGTTCATGGTCGAGATGCAGGAGTTGGCGAACATCCTCCACTCGGCGTCCGAAGACTCACTCGTCATTCTGGACGAGGTGGGACGAGGCACGGCGACCTACGACGGCATCTCGATTGCGTGGGCCGCAACGGAGTATCTCGTAAACGAGATTCGGGCCAAAACGCTGTTCGCCACCCACTACCACGAACTCACGAGTCTCGCCGGTCGCTTGCCGACGGTACACAACGTCCACATGGGCGCAGACGAGCGCGATGGCGACGTGACCTTCCTCCGGACGATTCGAGACGGCCCGGCAGACCGCTCGTATGGGGTGCACGTCGCAGAGCTGGCTGGCGTGCCGCGCCCTGTCGTGACCCGCGCCGACGACGTGCTCGACCGCCTGCGAACGGACAAGGCCATCGACGTGCGCGGCGGGTCGGGCGGGACGAAACAGGTCGTGTTCGATTTGGGGTCTGGGCAGTTGCGCGGCGAGCCGGAGTCCGAGCCAGCAGAACCAGCACAAGCGCCGCGTGACCCCGAAACGGACGCGGTGCTCGATGAGTTGCAGGAAACGAACGTCAACGAGATTTCACCGATTGAGTTGATGGGGCTCGTCGAACGGTGGCAGTCGCGGTTGGGCGAATAG
- a CDS encoding GMC family oxidoreductase N-terminal domain-containing protein — MNDPDVIVVGAGADGPAAAWKLATDHGLDVLILEAGAWHGNKNWPKPHADAGGTVSTDPADLDGKLLDEQFTHREADANDPTWGYLRVGPADHSRAPWFRNLHQNAFIWQISAVGGTSLHYFANHPRAYPYAIDTQDHWPISYEELVPYYQLNEEMTSTQQAPMTGKEEVFIEGATNAGYPLIESKNVTETGWRPQANAVEVPGRETSNGQPLDADYEGSFSYDDGFRGDTLVGDHFQGSSTPVDAPVRDKARKSSNVSYVPPALDTNNDPTMGNVAIRPNAYVTNIETTGGPGSIEASGVTFRDSWSGQTQTVGADTVVLAGGCIESPRLWLNSGLPDDGWVGKGLTTHWFDWVVGVYDDETVAEINPEGEHMDPYIGQNSAVRFDKPGVGGMEDIGMSPGLVSYADYLFSQAGYSFDTPVDPDEPWDTRGYVVGEELKRRMSDYRQTKALLILTDDLPRQDNGVSLDNTFSDEHGAVPKIKWSPHPDDDAKRDELCRIAARIHKEAGAEHVHRCDWPPLLLHMQSSMRMGKVLDANAEAKNVDRLFVADHSALANGLGGPNPTNTGQALALRTADKIASLYF; from the coding sequence ATGAACGACCCAGACGTTATCGTCGTCGGCGCAGGTGCCGACGGCCCGGCAGCGGCGTGGAAACTCGCAACCGACCACGGCTTAGACGTGCTCATCCTCGAAGCAGGCGCGTGGCACGGCAACAAAAACTGGCCAAAACCGCACGCCGACGCGGGCGGCACCGTGAGCACCGACCCAGCCGATTTAGACGGGAAACTCTTAGACGAGCAGTTCACCCACCGCGAAGCCGATGCGAACGACCCGACGTGGGGCTATCTCAGAGTCGGCCCCGCAGACCACTCTCGGGCCCCGTGGTTCCGCAACCTCCACCAGAACGCCTTCATCTGGCAGATTAGTGCCGTTGGCGGCACGTCACTCCACTACTTCGCAAACCATCCGCGGGCGTACCCCTACGCCATCGACACCCAAGACCACTGGCCCATCTCTTACGAAGAACTCGTCCCTTACTACCAGCTAAACGAGGAGATGACGAGCACGCAGCAGGCACCCATGACGGGCAAAGAAGAGGTGTTCATCGAAGGCGCGACCAACGCGGGCTACCCGCTCATCGAGAGCAAGAACGTCACCGAGACGGGGTGGCGGCCGCAGGCCAACGCCGTCGAAGTGCCGGGCCGCGAAACTTCGAACGGCCAACCGCTCGACGCCGACTACGAAGGGTCGTTCAGCTACGACGACGGCTTCCGCGGCGACACGCTCGTCGGTGACCACTTCCAAGGCTCCTCAACGCCGGTTGACGCGCCCGTCCGCGACAAGGCACGCAAGTCGAGCAACGTGAGCTACGTCCCGCCTGCGCTCGACACGAACAACGACCCAACGATGGGGAACGTCGCCATCCGGCCAAACGCCTACGTCACCAATATCGAGACGACGGGCGGGCCGGGCAGTATCGAAGCAAGCGGCGTCACCTTCCGCGATAGCTGGTCCGGCCAGACCCAGACCGTGGGGGCCGACACCGTTGTCCTCGCAGGCGGCTGTATCGAGTCACCGCGCCTCTGGCTCAACTCCGGCCTCCCCGACGACGGCTGGGTCGGCAAGGGCCTCACCACCCACTGGTTCGACTGGGTTGTCGGCGTCTACGACGACGAGACGGTTGCCGAAATCAACCCAGAGGGCGAGCACATGGACCCGTACATTGGCCAGAACTCCGCTGTTCGCTTCGACAAGCCGGGGGTTGGCGGGATGGAAGACATCGGGATGTCGCCCGGTCTCGTTTCTTACGCCGATTACCTGTTCAGCCAAGCCGGCTACAGCTTCGACACGCCGGTTGACCCGGACGAGCCGTGGGACACTCGCGGCTACGTCGTCGGCGAAGAACTGAAACGCCGGATGTCGGATTACCGGCAGACGAAGGCGCTCCTCATCCTCACTGACGACCTCCCACGGCAGGACAATGGCGTCTCACTCGACAACACCTTCTCCGACGAACACGGTGCCGTGCCGAAGATTAAGTGGTCGCCCCACCCGGACGACGACGCCAAACGCGACGAACTCTGTCGCATCGCCGCGCGCATCCACAAGGAAGCCGGGGCCGAACACGTCCACCGGTGTGATTGGCCGCCGTTGCTCCTCCACATGCAGTCGTCGATGCGCATGGGGAAGGTGCTTGACGCGAACGCCGAGGCAAAGAACGTAGACCGTCTGTTCGTCGCAGACCACTCCGCGCTCGCAAACGGCCTTGGCGGGCCGAACCCGACGAACACGGGACAGGCACTCGCACTGCGGACGGCCGACAAAATCGCCTCGCTCTACTTCTAA
- a CDS encoding low molecular weight phosphatase family protein, giving the protein MSSTDTTKIAFVCVQNAGRSQMAFAFAERERDRRNADHLDLLTGGTNPAAHVHEAVAQVMAEIGLDIADREPREVTPDNLSTFDYVITMGCSADDVCPFGWGGESRDWALDDPHGKSPEEVREIRDDIERLVVELFDELA; this is encoded by the coding sequence ATGAGTTCCACTGACACAACCAAAATCGCCTTCGTCTGCGTCCAGAACGCAGGCCGCAGCCAAATGGCGTTTGCCTTCGCAGAACGCGAACGCGACCGCCGAAACGCAGACCACCTCGACCTGCTCACCGGGGGGACGAACCCCGCCGCCCACGTCCACGAGGCCGTGGCGCAGGTCATGGCCGAAATCGGTCTCGACATCGCAGACCGCGAGCCGCGAGAGGTCACGCCCGACAATCTCTCCACATTTGATTACGTCATCACGATGGGCTGTTCTGCCGACGACGTGTGTCCGTTCGGCTGGGGTGGCGAGAGTCGTGACTGGGCGCTGGACGACCCGCACGGAAAATCACCAGAAGAAGTCCGCGAGATTCGAGACGATATCGAACGGCTGGTTGTCGAACTGTTCGACGAACTCGCGTGA
- the thiD gene encoding bifunctional hydroxymethylpyrimidine kinase/phosphomethylpyrimidine kinase: protein MTRTPSPYAPPVCLTIAGSDSGGGAGIQADLKTMEAHDTFATSVVTSVTSQNTQGVTGAFTLPVAEIQSQYDAVLSDFDVRAVKTGMLGTAEVIDAVTERVADLGASLVVDPVMVATSGDRLLEAEGEAAYEKLIAEATLVTPNTDEATVLTGVEIETTEDAIDAGEQLVEMGANAALVKGGHLSGDTVVDVLVTDEVTRFTHQRVETEATHGSGCTLSSAIAARLAHGDSLADAVSAGVSFMTRAVRYPLDVGQGPGAVHHLVSLRNQAAREETAEAVEGIVQQFVEADVRALVPEIGMNVVGATPFAESVSETAAVEGRITRTLTGVKPNRGVRFGASSHVARFLLGAREAVPELRFAVNCRFDEDVEAALTELEWSLAEFNRSVEPEDLKTEEGNTMGWGARRAFSGDGDTPVAVIDRGEVGKEPIVKLVAEDPDTLAARTLDLLSVLEA, encoded by the coding sequence ATGACCCGAACCCCATCCCCCTACGCCCCACCTGTGTGTCTCACCATTGCGGGCAGCGATTCGGGCGGCGGCGCAGGGATTCAAGCCGACTTGAAGACGATGGAAGCTCACGACACCTTCGCCACGAGCGTCGTGACGAGCGTGACTTCACAGAACACCCAAGGGGTGACGGGCGCGTTTACGCTCCCCGTCGCGGAAATCCAGTCACAGTACGACGCCGTCCTCTCTGACTTCGACGTGCGAGCCGTGAAGACGGGAATGCTCGGAACCGCCGAGGTCATCGACGCCGTGACCGAACGCGTAGCCGACCTCGGCGCATCGCTCGTGGTTGACCCCGTCATGGTCGCCACCTCCGGTGACCGGCTTCTCGAAGCCGAAGGCGAAGCGGCCTATGAGAAACTGATTGCGGAGGCGACGCTCGTCACGCCGAACACAGACGAGGCGACTGTTCTCACCGGCGTCGAAATCGAGACGACCGAAGACGCCATCGACGCGGGCGAGCAGCTGGTCGAGATGGGGGCCAACGCCGCACTCGTGAAAGGTGGCCACCTCTCCGGCGACACCGTCGTGGACGTGCTCGTGACCGACGAGGTGACGCGCTTTACTCACCAGCGCGTCGAAACGGAGGCAACCCACGGCTCTGGCTGTACGCTGTCGAGTGCGATTGCCGCCCGCCTCGCACACGGCGACTCGCTCGCAGACGCCGTCAGCGCGGGTGTCTCCTTCATGACGCGCGCGGTGCGCTACCCGCTCGACGTGGGACAGGGACCGGGCGCGGTTCACCACCTCGTCTCCCTCCGAAACCAAGCCGCCCGCGAGGAGACTGCGGAAGCGGTCGAGGGAATCGTCCAGCAGTTCGTCGAAGCAGACGTGCGCGCGCTCGTTCCCGAAATCGGGATGAACGTCGTCGGCGCGACGCCGTTTGCCGAATCGGTCTCGGAAACGGCCGCGGTCGAGGGTCGTATCACCCGCACGCTCACGGGCGTGAAGCCGAATCGCGGCGTCCGCTTCGGCGCATCGAGCCACGTCGCCCGTTTCCTGCTCGGCGCGCGCGAGGCAGTTCCCGAACTCAGATTCGCCGTGAACTGCCGGTTCGATGAAGACGTGGAAGCCGCGCTCACTGAGTTAGAATGGTCGCTCGCCGAGTTCAACCGGAGTGTCGAACCTGAAGACCTGAAAACAGAAGAAGGCAACACGATGGGATGGGGTGCTCGCCGCGCGTTCAGCGGTGACGGTGACACGCCCGTTGCGGTTATCGACCGCGGCGAAGTCGGTAAAGAACCGATTGTGAAGTTGGTTGCAGAAGACCCAGACACGCTCGCGGCGCGAACGCTCGACCTGCTCTCTGTGCTCGAAGCGTAG
- a CDS encoding class I adenylate-forming enzyme family protein: protein MNFANVVDRAAGNAPVKPAVSDTETLHTYATLADRTNAAANAYEALGVAPGDRVAICLRNSLELLTAYLGAMKCGAIPVPINTQFGPSKICHIFDVSDVSVVVTDEAFADVATDVATPISVGGSVGHAFHDLLADADTEYAVHPRRSDELAEVFYTSGTTGQPKGVHHTHGNLLSNAHGIINALGLTRQTVGLTVCQCFHVTGLNVTTTPLLLSQATNHLLSAFDPERVLATIENSRVTYTFLTPSMLIDLIDDSRLSHYDISSLELVGVGGAPLPKGRFTEAETALDCAVLEGYGMTETTPLAAFNRPDPHERKPGSVGPPTREVVSLRIEDLETGERVGQGERGELLWAGDTVTPGYERPQNDRKAFVERDGTRWLRSGDIGWLDDDGHLFIVDRREDMFTTGCANIYPREIEDVLYDIEGVAAAAIIDARDDLRGAVVTAIITRSGDLSRERIREACAAALDEHEVPQRIEFVDEIPQTTTGKVNRVALRESYGG from the coding sequence ATGAACTTCGCAAACGTCGTTGACCGCGCCGCGGGGAACGCCCCGGTCAAACCGGCGGTGAGCGATACGGAGACCCTCCACACCTACGCGACGCTGGCAGACCGGACGAATGCGGCCGCGAACGCCTACGAAGCGCTCGGCGTCGCTCCCGGCGACCGCGTTGCCATCTGTCTGCGAAACAGCCTCGAACTGCTGACCGCGTACCTCGGCGCGATGAAGTGCGGCGCGATTCCCGTTCCCATCAACACCCAGTTCGGCCCCTCGAAGATTTGCCACATATTCGACGTGAGCGATGTTTCAGTGGTCGTCACCGACGAAGCGTTTGCAGATGTGGCCACGGACGTTGCCACACCGATTTCGGTTGGTGGGAGTGTTGGACACGCGTTTCACGACTTGCTTGCCGACGCGGATACCGAGTACGCAGTTCATCCCAGACGCAGCGACGAACTCGCAGAAGTGTTCTACACTTCGGGAACGACCGGCCAGCCAAAAGGCGTCCACCACACACACGGAAACCTGCTTTCGAACGCCCACGGCATCATCAACGCTCTCGGCTTGACGCGCCAGACTGTTGGCCTCACCGTCTGCCAGTGCTTCCACGTGACCGGCCTCAACGTCACGACGACGCCCCTGCTCCTCTCACAGGCCACGAACCACCTCTTGTCTGCATTCGACCCCGAACGGGTACTCGCCACCATCGAGAATTCGCGGGTGACCTACACCTTCCTGACGCCGAGTATGCTCATCGACCTCATCGACGACTCGCGCCTTTCTCACTACGACATCTCGTCGCTCGAACTCGTCGGCGTTGGCGGCGCACCGCTGCCGAAAGGCCGATTCACCGAGGCCGAGACGGCACTCGACTGCGCCGTGCTCGAAGGCTACGGCATGACCGAAACGACGCCGCTCGCCGCGTTCAACCGGCCAGACCCCCACGAACGAAAGCCGGGGAGCGTCGGCCCGCCAACCCGTGAAGTCGTCTCCCTGCGCATCGAGGATTTAGAGACGGGCGAGCGTGTTGGGCAGGGCGAGCGTGGTGAGTTGTTGTGGGCTGGCGACACCGTGACACCGGGCTACGAACGCCCACAAAATGACCGGAAAGCCTTCGTCGAACGCGACGGCACGCGCTGGCTGCGCTCGGGAGACATCGGCTGGCTGGACGACGACGGCCACCTGTTCATCGTTGACCGCCGCGAGGATATGTTCACGACGGGGTGTGCGAACATCTATCCACGGGAAATAGAAGACGTGCTCTACGACATCGAGGGCGTGGCCGCTGCCGCTATCATCGACGCGAGAGATGACCTTCGAGGAGCCGTCGTAACGGCCATTATCACTCGGTCTGGCGACCTTTCTCGTGAACGGATTCGGGAGGCCTGCGCGGCCGCACTGGACGAACACGAGGTTCCCCAGCGAATCGAGTTCGTAGACGAGATTCCACAGACCACGACGGGAAAAGTGAACCGCGTCGCTTTGCGCGAATCCTACGGAGGGTAG